Proteins from a genomic interval of Salinarchaeum sp. Harcht-Bsk1:
- the gatC gene encoding Asp-tRNA(Asn)/Glu-tRNA(Gln) amidotransferase subunit GatC, with protein sequence MSEQRVDEDEVEHVASLARVDLDEGDAERFVEQFADILEAFDALDEVPAVDRDADLTNVMRPDEERDSLDQEEALANAPESEDGFFKGPNVS encoded by the coding sequence ATGAGCGAGCAACGCGTCGACGAAGACGAGGTCGAGCACGTGGCGAGTCTCGCCCGCGTGGATCTCGACGAGGGGGACGCCGAGCGGTTCGTCGAGCAGTTCGCCGACATTCTCGAGGCCTTCGATGCGCTCGACGAGGTCCCCGCGGTCGACCGCGACGCAGATCTCACGAACGTGATGCGACCGGACGAGGAACGCGACTCTCTCGACCAGGAGGAAGCGCTCGCGAACGCTCCCGAATCGGAGGACGGCTTCTTCAAGGGGCCGAACGTCTCATAG
- the gatA gene encoding Asp-tRNA(Asn)/Glu-tRNA(Gln) amidotransferase subunit GatA, with translation MAHDAFITEMEIAGADDGPLAGATVAVKDNISTQGVPTTCGSAMLAEYEPPYDATVVESILDAGATVVGKTNMDEFGMGTTTETSAFGVTDNPAAPGHVPGGSSGGSAAAVADGEADLALGTDTGGSVRCPAAFCGVVGIKPTYGLVSRYGLVAYANSLEQIGPIAPTVEEAAALLDVIAGPDPNDATTREKGADSDYVDAADGDVEGLDVGIPTELLDGADDGVVETFWDAIDDLEAQGASTHEVSLPSLEHAVEAYYVIAMSEASSNLARFDGVRYGHSGGYDGNWNETFAKARREGFGDEVVRRILLGTYALSAGYHEKYYDQAQNARAWVKQDFDEALDDADVLASPTMPIPPFELGESLDDPLTMYLADANTTPVNLADLPAISVPAGETDGLPVGIQFVGPAFGEETIVRAGSALA, from the coding sequence ATGGCCCACGACGCGTTCATCACCGAGATGGAGATCGCCGGGGCCGACGATGGCCCACTCGCCGGCGCCACCGTCGCCGTCAAGGACAACATCTCCACGCAGGGCGTGCCGACGACCTGTGGCTCCGCGATGCTCGCGGAGTACGAACCGCCCTACGACGCCACCGTCGTCGAGTCGATCCTCGACGCCGGTGCGACCGTCGTGGGCAAGACGAACATGGACGAGTTCGGCATGGGCACGACGACCGAGACCTCCGCCTTCGGCGTGACGGACAACCCGGCGGCACCGGGCCACGTTCCAGGTGGCTCCTCCGGCGGGTCGGCGGCCGCCGTCGCAGACGGTGAGGCCGACCTCGCGCTCGGCACGGACACCGGCGGCTCCGTTCGCTGTCCGGCGGCCTTCTGTGGCGTCGTCGGCATCAAGCCGACCTACGGTCTCGTCTCCCGGTACGGGCTGGTCGCCTACGCCAACAGCCTCGAACAGATCGGCCCCATCGCGCCGACCGTCGAAGAAGCGGCAGCCCTCCTCGACGTGATCGCAGGCCCCGACCCCAACGACGCGACGACGCGCGAGAAGGGTGCGGACAGCGACTACGTCGATGCCGCGGACGGCGACGTCGAGGGGCTCGACGTCGGCATCCCGACCGAACTGCTCGACGGCGCGGACGACGGCGTCGTGGAGACCTTCTGGGACGCGATCGACGACCTCGAGGCCCAGGGCGCGTCGACTCACGAGGTCTCCCTGCCCTCCCTCGAGCACGCCGTCGAGGCCTACTACGTGATCGCCATGTCCGAGGCCTCCTCGAATCTCGCGCGCTTCGACGGCGTCCGCTACGGACACTCCGGCGGCTACGACGGCAACTGGAACGAGACCTTCGCGAAAGCGCGACGCGAAGGCTTCGGCGACGAGGTCGTCCGCCGCATTCTGCTCGGAACGTACGCGCTCTCGGCGGGCTACCACGAGAAGTACTACGACCAGGCCCAGAACGCCCGGGCGTGGGTCAAACAGGACTTCGACGAGGCGCTCGATGACGCCGACGTGCTGGCATCCCCGACAATGCCGATCCCGCCATTCGAACTCGGCGAATCGCTCGACGATCCGCTGACGATGTACCTCGCCGACGCGAACACGACGCCAGTCAACCTCGCCGACCTTCCGGCGATCTCGGTGCCTGCGGGCGAGACGGACGGCCTCCCGGTCGGCATCCAGTTCGTGGGTCCAGCTTTCGGTGAGGAGACGATCGTTCGGGCCGGGAGTGCACTCGCCTGA